One part of the Pseudemcibacter aquimaris genome encodes these proteins:
- a CDS encoding alpha/beta hydrolase family protein: protein MIKKITVTLSSIALLSACGDNQQEASYGTWESPITAELTTESAVGLRSVRLDGDDLYWIESRPEEGGRRAIVKRDADGNVSDAIPAEYSSRTRVHEYGGGSYFVEDGVIYFSNHSDQKLYRYNGEGEPEALTNDGYRYADCVMDASHNQLICVQEDHTFDGEPVNTLVAVSLNGGGRVRPLFSGTDFVSSPAISPDGETLVWITWDHPNMNWDDTKMWKASISDNGSISGTETIVERASLSVQEPRFNKTGDLYYISDPNGWWNFQKYELDDEESRSLTRKEVEFGKSGALGAHSWAYYGDNQIIAKYESGGTSHLATVDLVNGAVSEIETPYVSISKVYSDGDRVYLLGATTTAATELVEYKDCEFETIKQSQAKMVDDAFISAPEAITFPNQKGEPVHAFYYAPKNPNFVAPEGELPPTIVRLHGGPTGATSAAFRMSRQFWTSRGFAIIDINYGGSTGYGRPYRERLRGMWGVVDIDDTKAGLDYLIEQGIADPDKLLIAGGSAGGYSVLVALAQHDIFAAGANYFGISDLEVLYRDTHKYESRYLDSLIGKLPEDIDILRDRSPINHLDGFSSPLITFQGLLDEVVPPNQSQLIVDALKEKGVPVAYYPYEGEYHGFGKKENIIHSLESELVFYGKILGFTPAGELPEIQIDNFTE, encoded by the coding sequence ATGATCAAAAAAATCACTGTTACACTTTCTTCAATCGCACTTCTTTCTGCCTGTGGCGATAACCAACAGGAAGCATCATACGGCACATGGGAAAGCCCGATCACGGCGGAACTGACCACCGAAAGCGCGGTTGGGTTACGTAGTGTGCGTCTTGATGGTGATGATTTATATTGGATCGAAAGCAGACCCGAAGAAGGCGGCCGCCGCGCCATCGTAAAACGCGATGCAGACGGCAACGTCAGTGACGCCATTCCAGCGGAATATTCAAGCCGCACTCGCGTTCATGAATATGGCGGCGGTTCATATTTCGTGGAAGATGGCGTGATTTATTTTTCAAACCATAGCGACCAAAAATTATACCGTTATAACGGCGAAGGTGAACCAGAAGCCCTTACCAACGATGGATACCGTTACGCCGATTGTGTGATGGATGCATCACATAACCAGCTTATTTGCGTACAGGAAGATCACACATTCGACGGTGAACCGGTAAATACACTTGTGGCCGTATCACTTAACGGTGGTGGTCGGGTCAGACCATTATTTTCCGGCACCGATTTCGTATCCAGCCCGGCGATAAGCCCGGACGGTGAAACACTTGTCTGGATTACGTGGGATCATCCGAACATGAATTGGGATGACACCAAAATGTGGAAAGCATCCATTTCGGATAACGGCAGCATTTCCGGTACAGAAACCATCGTGGAACGCGCCAGCCTTTCTGTACAGGAACCACGTTTTAACAAAACGGGTGATCTTTATTATATTTCCGATCCAAACGGATGGTGGAATTTCCAGAAATATGAACTGGATGACGAGGAAAGCAGATCACTGACCCGTAAAGAGGTTGAATTTGGCAAATCCGGTGCCCTTGGCGCCCATAGCTGGGCCTATTACGGCGACAATCAAATCATCGCCAAATATGAAAGCGGCGGCACATCGCATCTTGCGACTGTGGACCTTGTGAATGGCGCGGTTAGCGAAATTGAAACACCATACGTCAGCATTTCAAAGGTTTATTCCGATGGCGATCGTGTCTATTTACTGGGCGCGACCACAACCGCAGCAACGGAACTGGTGGAATATAAGGATTGTGAATTTGAAACCATCAAACAATCACAGGCCAAAATGGTTGATGATGCTTTTATTTCCGCGCCAGAAGCGATCACCTTCCCAAATCAAAAGGGCGAACCTGTTCACGCGTTTTATTACGCACCAAAAAATCCGAATTTCGTTGCGCCGGAAGGTGAACTGCCACCAACCATCGTGCGTCTTCATGGTGGGCCAACGGGTGCGACCAGTGCCGCATTTCGTATGAGCCGCCAATTTTGGACATCACGCGGTTTTGCCATCATCGACATTAATTATGGCGGCAGTACCGGTTATGGCCGCCCTTACCGTGAACGCCTGCGTGGTATGTGGGGCGTGGTTGATATCGACGACACTAAAGCAGGATTAGATTACCTGATAGAGCAAGGAATTGCCGATCCGGATAAACTGTTAATCGCGGGCGGTAGTGCCGGTGGTTATTCCGTTCTAGTTGCCCTTGCACAACACGATATTTTCGCGGCTGGTGCCAATTATTTCGGCATCAGTGACTTGGAAGTCCTTTACCGCGACACCCATAAATATGAAAGTCGCTATCTCGATAGCCTGATCGGCAAATTACCGGAAGACATCGACATCTTACGTGACCGTTCACCAATCAACCATCTTGATGGTTTCTCAAGCCCGCTAATCACATTCCAGGGATTACTTGATGAGGTCGTACCGCCAAACCAATCACAGCTGATTGTTGACGCATTAAAAGAAAAAGGCGTTCCAGTGGCATACTACCCATATGAGGGCGAATACCACGGCTTCGGCAAAAAGGAAAACATCATCCACAGCCTTGAAAGCGAACTGGTGTTCTACGGTAAAATCCTTGGTTTTACCCCGGCGGGTGAATTGCCGGAAATCCAGATTGATAATTTCACAGAATAA
- a CDS encoding RidA family protein, with translation MPASDITRLHKTARMSKIVIHGDMIYLCGQVGSGDDIKSQTADMLSRVDTLLAEAGSNKSCILSATIWLSTMENFAAMNEVYDAWIDPENPPARACGEAKLAREALLVEIIVTATKA, from the coding sequence ATGCCAGCTTCTGACATCACACGATTACATAAAACTGCACGTATGAGCAAAATTGTTATTCATGGCGATATGATTTATCTTTGTGGGCAAGTGGGTAGTGGTGATGATATCAAATCACAAACGGCTGATATGCTCTCTAGGGTAGACACACTTCTCGCCGAAGCGGGATCAAATAAATCATGTATTTTATCGGCTACGATCTGGCTTTCGACAATGGAAAATTTTGCAGCCATGAATGAAGTTTATGATGCATGGATTGATCCGGAAAATCCGCCTGCCCGTGCTTGCGGTGAAGCTAAACTTGCAAGAGAAGCGCTGCTCGTTGAAATAATCGTTACTGCCACGAAAGCTTAG
- a CDS encoding YybH family protein: protein MLRLINIFLLMVITAGVSFAQDHSALEAEVAATENAFAKTMADRDFDAFKSFLDPDTVFWGGRGPLTGADEVAARWEDFYQEADAPFSWKSETVMINPDGNIAFSSGPVTSPDGVVYAYFNSVWRKNDAGEWKIIFDKGTNLNQ from the coding sequence ATGTTGCGTCTTATCAATATATTTTTGTTAATGGTTATTACTGCTGGGGTTTCATTCGCGCAGGACCATAGCGCGCTTGAGGCAGAGGTCGCAGCGACAGAAAATGCATTTGCCAAGACGATGGCGGACCGGGATTTTGATGCTTTTAAATCATTCCTTGATCCGGATACGGTGTTTTGGGGTGGGCGTGGGCCATTAACGGGTGCTGATGAAGTCGCCGCTCGCTGGGAAGATTTTTATCAAGAGGCAGACGCGCCTTTCAGTTGGAAATCAGAAACTGTGATGATCAACCCGGACGGTAATATCGCCTTTAGCAGTGGACCGGTGACTAGTCCCGATGGCGTGGTCTATGCTTACTTTAATTCCGTCTGGCGTAAAAATGACGCGGGCGAATGGAAAATTATTTTTGATAAAGGTACGAATTTAAATCAGTAA
- a CDS encoding nucleotidyltransferase family protein: protein MARIAAIVLAAGRSTRMGAENKLLLTFNDKTMVNYVVEQLADSNVSCIYVVTGNESEAVKKSISGDVTYVHNLEFFHGLSTSVKAGIEALPNDIDGVMICLGDMPYITSGNYNDLIAAFEKGKIIAPTTNGKIGNPLIFAKNYFNDFEELEGDRGARKLLKDYPDDIIEVDVNSEAIFQDIDTPEEYEEI from the coding sequence ATGGCCCGCATTGCCGCTATAGTCTTGGCAGCGGGGCGTTCCACACGTATGGGCGCAGAAAATAAATTACTACTGACATTCAATGATAAAACCATGGTGAATTATGTTGTCGAACAGCTTGCGGACAGCAATGTTTCCTGCATTTACGTGGTCACCGGCAATGAATCCGAAGCGGTAAAGAAAAGTATCTCAGGTGATGTGACCTACGTTCATAACCTGGAATTTTTCCATGGTCTCAGTACATCGGTAAAGGCAGGAATTGAAGCACTACCAAATGACATCGACGGCGTCATGATCTGCCTTGGCGATATGCCATACATCACATCAGGTAATTACAATGATCTGATCGCCGCATTCGAAAAAGGCAAAATCATCGCCCCCACCACAAACGGCAAAATCGGCAACCCGCTCATCTTCGCGAAAAACTATTTCAATGATTTCGAAGAACTCGAAGGCGACCGCGGCGCAAGAAAACTTCTCAAGGATTACCCCGATGATATCATCGAGGTTGATGTAAATTCAGAAGCCATCTTTCAAGATATCGATACGCCGGAAGAATACGAAGAGATTTAA
- a CDS encoding XdhC family protein encodes MSTDWRHIWETIRDWDNEGRKMALATVVKTWGSSPRPVGSHLVIDADGHMEGSVSGGCVDGVVVTTAFDVIKSGEGELLKFEVATDQAWEVGLSCGGEVHIIVEPLIDVQKTCAFLLDGDPHEVRTLKSTIKTADDELFIHEFKPALQMIVVGAVHISQGLVKMAEALDIDVTLIDPRTAYASEERFPGTKFMTDWPDEAIEKIGINSSTAIVTLSHDPKLDDPALEMAMRSDAFYIAALGSRKTQKQRRDRMREKGFTEEEIDRVHGPAGLDIGSLEPAEIALSILAELVSIRRAENIKGIA; translated from the coding sequence ATGAGTACAGATTGGCGACATATATGGGAAACCATCCGTGACTGGGATAATGAGGGCCGCAAAATGGCGCTCGCCACCGTGGTAAAAACATGGGGTTCATCACCACGTCCGGTCGGTAGCCACCTTGTGATTGATGCGGACGGCCATATGGAAGGGTCGGTTTCCGGGGGTTGCGTTGATGGGGTTGTTGTAACAACCGCCTTTGACGTGATTAAATCAGGTGAGGGTGAATTACTGAAATTCGAGGTCGCAACCGATCAAGCATGGGAAGTGGGCCTAAGCTGCGGCGGTGAAGTTCATATTATTGTTGAACCACTTATCGATGTTCAGAAAACTTGTGCGTTCCTGCTTGATGGTGATCCGCATGAAGTTCGAACTTTAAAATCAACAATCAAAACCGCCGATGATGAATTATTTATTCATGAATTTAAACCGGCGCTGCAAATGATTGTGGTGGGGGCCGTGCATATTTCACAAGGACTTGTGAAAATGGCGGAAGCCCTTGATATCGATGTAACGCTGATTGATCCGCGCACTGCTTATGCGAGTGAGGAACGGTTCCCGGGCACAAAATTCATGACTGATTGGCCGGATGAAGCCATTGAGAAAATCGGTATTAATTCAAGCACCGCCATCGTGACATTAAGCCATGATCCGAAGCTTGATGATCCGGCGCTTGAAATGGCGATGCGGTCCGATGCATTTTATATCGCAGCACTTGGCAGCCGAAAAACCCAAAAGCAACGCCGCGATAGAATGCGTGAGAAAGGTTTCACGGAAGAAGAAATTGACCGCGTTCATGGCCCAGCTGGCCTTGATATCGGCAGCCTTGAACCCGCTGAAATCGCGCTTTCAATCCTTGCGGAATTGGTATCTATACGCCGCGCTGAAAACATCAAAGGCATCGCATAA
- a CDS encoding alpha-hydroxy acid oxidase: MDQAKRNLLKFMLTSPLMASAGFANAFDSEKLDPDLEFILSLKKELISKPEDGLNVFDFEAVARENLSPAHYGYLASGVSDEISQIANRKALKRIKLIPRRLRDMQHMDTSITLFGRKWNSPIMIAPAGSQGAYHDDAELAVARAAKKRDQLMMLSTLSSKSLEDVNAARGEPVWFQFYPRQHWPSNEIIMNRAEDAGNEIMVITVDMIGKGKRETLERFIKMDDANCAECHGEVRSGFRGKPMLDNIDFDAYMGSDRSFGFDMLKRIIDTTSMKVLVKGITNAEDALGCLDAGADGIIVSNHGGRAEVSSRGTIDILPEIVRAVNGRVPVMVDGGIRRGSDVYKALALGASAVGIGRPYLWGLGAFGEEGVKAVLEILDEEFKLVMKQQGTNSINDIKENSVVV, from the coding sequence TTGGATCAGGCAAAACGCAACTTGCTTAAATTCATGTTAACAAGCCCGCTGATGGCATCAGCGGGCTTTGCTAATGCATTTGATTCGGAAAAACTGGACCCCGATCTTGAGTTTATCCTGAGTTTAAAAAAAGAACTAATATCAAAACCGGAAGACGGTCTTAATGTTTTTGACTTTGAGGCCGTCGCCCGTGAAAACTTATCTCCCGCCCATTATGGCTATCTTGCATCGGGCGTCAGCGACGAAATAAGCCAAATTGCAAATCGCAAGGCCTTAAAACGGATAAAGTTAATCCCACGCCGCCTGCGTGATATGCAGCATATGGATACATCCATCACATTATTCGGACGCAAATGGAATTCGCCGATTATGATTGCACCCGCTGGCAGTCAGGGTGCCTATCATGATGACGCGGAACTTGCCGTTGCCCGCGCCGCCAAAAAACGCGACCAATTGATGATGTTATCAACCCTTTCATCTAAAAGCTTGGAAGATGTGAACGCCGCCCGCGGTGAACCCGTATGGTTTCAATTTTACCCACGCCAACATTGGCCATCCAACGAGATCATTATGAACCGCGCTGAAGACGCGGGTAATGAGATCATGGTCATTACCGTTGATATGATCGGCAAAGGAAAGCGCGAAACCCTAGAGCGTTTCATCAAAATGGATGATGCCAATTGCGCCGAATGTCACGGCGAAGTCAGAAGCGGATTTCGCGGCAAACCCATGCTCGACAATATCGATTTTGATGCTTACATGGGAAGCGACAGATCATTTGGTTTTGACATGTTAAAGCGCATAATCGACACCACATCCATGAAAGTATTGGTCAAAGGCATCACCAACGCCGAAGATGCGCTTGGGTGTCTTGATGCGGGTGCAGATGGCATCATCGTATCCAACCACGGTGGCCGCGCAGAGGTAAGTTCACGTGGCACCATTGATATCCTGCCCGAAATTGTTCGTGCCGTGAATGGCCGTGTGCCAGTAATGGTCGATGGCGGCATAAGACGCGGCAGTGATGTTTATAAAGCACTCGCCCTTGGTGCCAGTGCCGTTGGCATCGGTAGGCCGTATTTATGGGGTCTTGGTGCCTTTGGTGAAGAAGGCGTTAAAGCCGTTCTTGAAATCCTTGATGAAGAATTCAAACTAGTGATGAAACAACAAGGCACCAACAGCATCAACGATATTAAAGAAAATTCAGTGGTCGTTTAA
- a CDS encoding argininosuccinate synthase — protein MMSVNKVVLAYSGGLDTSIILKWLQDEYQCEVVTFTADLGQGEELEPARKKAEMFGVKEIFIDDLREEFVRDYVFPMFRANTLYEGTYLLGTAIARPLIAKRQIEIANQVGAEAVSHGATGKGNDQIRFELGYYANDPEIKVIAPWREWDLNSREKLIDYAEKHQIPIAKDKRGEAPFSCDANLLHISSEGKLLEDPWEEAPEYVYSRTDSAENAPAEPTYIDIEFEKGDPVAIDGVRMSPATLLTKLNELGKINGIGRLDLLENRFIGMKSRGIYETPGGTILLTAHRGMESITIDRGAMHLKDEIMPKYAQAIYNGFWFSPEREMMQALIDKSQEDVYGTVRMKLYKGSATLVGRKSPRSLYSMEHVTFEEDEVYDQRDAEGFIKLNALRLRLRNMRG, from the coding sequence ATGATGTCAGTTAATAAAGTTGTGCTTGCCTATTCAGGCGGTTTGGACACATCAATTATTCTGAAATGGCTTCAGGATGAATACCAATGCGAAGTGGTGACATTCACAGCTGATCTTGGACAAGGTGAAGAGCTTGAACCTGCACGCAAAAAAGCAGAAATGTTTGGCGTAAAGGAAATCTTCATTGATGATCTTCGTGAAGAGTTCGTGCGCGATTATGTTTTTCCGATGTTCCGTGCCAATACTCTTTATGAAGGAACATATTTATTAGGGACAGCCATTGCCCGTCCACTTATTGCCAAGCGTCAGATTGAAATTGCCAATCAAGTGGGTGCGGAAGCAGTAAGCCACGGTGCAACCGGTAAAGGGAATGACCAAATCCGTTTTGAACTTGGTTATTATGCCAATGACCCGGAAATTAAAGTGATCGCCCCATGGCGTGAGTGGGATCTAAATAGCCGTGAGAAGCTGATTGATTATGCTGAAAAGCATCAAATTCCAATCGCGAAAGATAAGCGTGGCGAGGCACCATTCTCATGTGATGCGAACCTTCTTCATATTTCTTCTGAAGGAAAGCTTTTAGAAGATCCGTGGGAAGAAGCACCAGAATATGTGTATAGCCGTACTGATTCAGCGGAAAACGCACCAGCAGAGCCAACATACATTGATATCGAATTTGAAAAAGGTGATCCTGTTGCGATTGATGGGGTGCGTATGTCACCGGCAACATTACTAACCAAGTTAAATGAACTTGGTAAAATTAATGGCATTGGTCGTCTTGACCTGCTTGAAAACAGATTCATCGGAATGAAGTCCCGCGGTATTTATGAAACACCGGGTGGTACAATTCTGCTAACCGCGCACCGTGGTATGGAAAGTATTACGATCGACCGTGGTGCAATGCATCTTAAAGACGAGATCATGCCGAAATACGCCCAAGCCATTTATAATGGTTTCTGGTTCTCGCCAGAGCGTGAAATGATGCAGGCCTTAATCGACAAATCACAAGAAGATGTGTACGGCACAGTGCGTATGAAGCTTTATAAAGGATCAGCAACACTGGTTGGTCGTAAGTCACCACGTTCACTTTATTCTATGGAACATGTGACATTCGAAGAAGACGAGGTTTATGATCAACGCGATGCTGAGGGCTTCATTAAGCTTAATGCCCTGCGTCTGCGTCTACGTAATATGCGTGGCTAA
- a CDS encoding arylsulfatase, with the protein MKKFLMLALTPLLIGGCSDQTEKTDERPNILLIVADDLGYSDIGAFGSEISTPNLDKLAAEGVKLSNFYAAAACSPTRSMLLSGADSHVAGMGTMYNDQAENQIGQPGYEGYMNHNVVTVSSLLKDAGYHTYMTGKWHLGYEEDQSPAARDFERSFAILQGGGGHFDDAAMTVDHDTSWYREDGVMTELPDDFFSSRFYTDKMMEYISADKDDGKPFFAYLAYTAPHWPLQAPDEYLDKYKGRYDAGYDNLAQERLKSLEKIGLIDEGHIAPDPAYPPEENWENLSDEQKRIDAREMEIFAAMVDNMDYHIGRIIDYLEKTGERDNTVIIFMSDNGAQGFGPGMARAFPQEWIDENFDNSFENMGRINSYIYLGPHWARASTAPMRMFKGFSSEGGIKVPAIINYPGKFEGRKGEFLDQFATVLDLPVTFLDLAKHEHPGPEYNGRSVAPYIGTSMLPFINGEAEEIHASDDVVGWELNNRIAIRKGDWKLIRIPGRFGSGDWELYNIPADPAERNDLSKVNVTKLNELIAEWEKYAADNGVILAP; encoded by the coding sequence ATGAAAAAGTTTTTAATGTTGGCATTGACGCCACTTTTGATCGGCGGCTGTTCTGACCAAACGGAAAAAACGGATGAACGCCCAAATATCCTGCTTATTGTTGCTGATGATCTTGGTTATTCTGATATTGGTGCATTCGGTAGCGAGATATCCACACCAAACCTCGATAAGCTCGCGGCAGAAGGCGTTAAATTAAGCAACTTTTATGCAGCCGCTGCATGCTCACCAACCAGATCAATGTTACTTAGTGGGGCGGATAGCCATGTGGCTGGTATGGGTACTATGTATAATGACCAGGCAGAAAATCAAATAGGGCAACCTGGCTATGAAGGTTATATGAACCATAATGTTGTAACCGTGTCGTCATTATTAAAAGACGCAGGTTATCATACCTATATGACGGGTAAATGGCATCTTGGATATGAAGAGGATCAATCGCCCGCAGCACGGGATTTTGAGCGATCATTCGCTATTTTGCAAGGGGGCGGTGGCCATTTTGATGATGCTGCAATGACTGTGGATCATGACACGTCATGGTACCGCGAAGATGGTGTGATGACGGAATTGCCGGATGATTTTTTCTCAAGCCGTTTTTATACCGATAAAATGATGGAATATATTTCGGCTGATAAGGATGATGGTAAGCCGTTTTTTGCCTATCTTGCCTATACGGCACCGCATTGGCCACTTCAGGCGCCAGATGAATATCTTGATAAATATAAAGGGCGTTATGATGCAGGCTATGACAATTTGGCCCAAGAACGATTAAAATCACTTGAAAAAATCGGTCTTATTGATGAAGGCCATATCGCCCCTGATCCCGCATACCCGCCAGAGGAAAATTGGGAAAATCTTAGCGATGAACAAAAAAGAATAGATGCCCGTGAAATGGAAATTTTCGCCGCCATGGTTGATAATATGGATTACCACATTGGGCGTATCATTGATTATCTTGAAAAAACAGGTGAACGTGACAATACGGTCATTATTTTTATGTCGGATAATGGGGCACAAGGGTTTGGCCCGGGCATGGCAAGGGCTTTCCCACAAGAATGGATAGATGAAAATTTCGACAATAGTTTTGAAAATATGGGCCGGATAAATTCATATATTTATTTAGGCCCGCATTGGGCAAGGGCATCGACAGCGCCAATGCGCATGTTTAAAGGATTTTCATCCGAAGGCGGAATAAAGGTACCAGCGATCATTAATTATCCGGGCAAATTTGAAGGCCGTAAGGGAGAGTTTCTGGATCAATTTGCAACGGTACTTGATTTACCAGTAACGTTTCTCGATCTTGCAAAGCACGAGCATCCCGGACCAGAATATAACGGCAGGTCAGTTGCACCATATATTGGAACGTCCATGCTTCCTTTTATAAATGGTGAAGCAGAAGAAATTCATGCATCTGATGATGTGGTTGGTTGGGAACTTAATAACCGAATTGCTATTCGGAAAGGGGATTGGAAATTGATACGCATTCCCGGGAGGTTTGGAAGTGGTGATTGGGAACTTTATAATATTCCGGCTGACCCCGCAGAAAGAAACGATTTAAGTAAAGTGAATGTGACAAAGCTTAACGAATTGATTGCGGAATGGGAAAAATATGCTGCCGATAATGGTGTTATATTGGCGCCGTAA
- a CDS encoding metal-dependent hydrolase, whose protein sequence is MDPFTQGALGGAFSQSFSNKKTMAIACFAGICGGLAPDLDIVIGSDIDPLLSLEYHRHFTHSIWFIPFGGALVAGAIWLLFNLILKKDHWDFKTIYKFATLGYATHATLDACTSYGTRLFWPLSNARVTWDTISIIDPLVTIPLIVFVIFSAKRGSSKFARIGMGVFFFYMSLGFVQNARVTDTIEQLAADRGHQVERIKLNPTIGNLIVWRAVYQYDGNYYVNAVVAQPFKSPSILEGTSVPAIDPETIYPEIGTDSVARNDIRRFNYFAQGYLFEHNGGLADLRYSAEPHKVQPIWGIRVDRNNPDHHVEYGNFRGPDGRALDTTWDMMWGDYTPEQKSDIAP, encoded by the coding sequence ATGGATCCATTTACACAGGGCGCACTTGGCGGTGCATTTTCACAAAGCTTTTCAAACAAGAAAACAATGGCGATTGCCTGTTTTGCCGGTATTTGTGGTGGCCTTGCACCGGATTTGGATATTGTCATTGGGTCTGATATCGATCCGCTTTTATCCCTTGAATATCATCGTCATTTCACCCATTCGATCTGGTTTATTCCGTTTGGCGGCGCGCTGGTCGCTGGGGCCATATGGCTTTTGTTTAATTTAATCCTGAAAAAGGATCACTGGGATTTTAAAACCATATATAAATTCGCGACCCTCGGGTACGCGACCCACGCGACGCTTGATGCCTGCACCAGTTATGGTACGCGGTTATTTTGGCCCTTATCCAATGCGCGGGTGACGTGGGATACCATATCGATCATTGATCCATTGGTGACCATTCCGTTGATTGTTTTCGTTATATTTAGCGCAAAACGCGGTTCATCCAAATTTGCACGTATCGGCATGGGTGTCTTTTTCTTTTATATGTCGCTGGGGTTTGTTCAAAATGCACGAGTGACAGACACGATTGAACAGCTGGCTGCGGATCGTGGTCACCAAGTCGAACGGATTAAATTAAACCCGACCATTGGCAACCTGATAGTGTGGCGCGCAGTTTATCAATATGATGGCAATTATTATGTAAACGCCGTTGTTGCACAGCCCTTTAAATCCCCATCTATTCTGGAAGGCACATCAGTTCCTGCCATTGACCCCGAAACAATTTATCCTGAAATTGGCACAGATAGCGTGGCACGTAATGACATTCGCCGCTTTAATTATTTCGCACAAGGATATTTGTTTGAACATAACGGCGGTCTTGCCGATTTAAGATACAGTGCTGAACCCCATAAAGTTCAGCCGATCTGGGGCATACGCGTTGATCGCAACAATCCGGATCATCATGTTGAGTACGGCAATTTCCGTGGCCCGGATGGGCGGGCGCTTGATACCACATGGGATATGATGTGGGGCGATTATACCCCAGAACAAAAAAGCGACATTGCACCATAA
- a CDS encoding dipeptidase, with translation MSIKSFGLKAALLSSVVFLAACDSGNNTPAASSGAEEQAANEQMVESEEAMIARAMDIHERIITLDTHDDIDRANFTDELNYTMDTYSQVNLPKMYKGGLDVAFFIVFTSQGELNEAGFKEAYDTAISKFNAIHWLAKEKAPSQIGLALTSDDVRRLNAEGKKIAMIGIENGYPMGTDLGNIKKFADLGARYMSLAHNGHSQLADSNTGERVDENGNPTEPWLYNGLSELGKQAIVELNKHGIMIDISHPSYEANKQTIALSKAPVIASHSSARALSSAVSRNLEDDLLLAVKENGGVIQTVAFSSYLDRDKHNAHQELKDKLYADVAARMGFEILDYDTRQNMTPDALAAYRETYDQLVEMAAPRLESEVNTVAPPVDVKDFVDHIDYMVDMIGLDHVGISSDFDGGGGVEGWNDASETHNVTIELVRRGYTEEQIAQLWGGNLLRVLDDVQEVSRQLLAAEGE, from the coding sequence ATGTCAATTAAATCATTCGGTCTTAAGGCCGCTTTACTAAGCAGTGTGGTGTTCCTTGCCGCATGCGATAGTGGAAATAACACACCGGCCGCATCAAGCGGCGCAGAAGAACAAGCCGCAAACGAACAAATGGTAGAATCCGAAGAAGCCATGATCGCACGCGCGATGGATATCCATGAGCGTATCATCACACTTGATACCCATGATGATATTGACCGTGCAAATTTCACGGATGAATTAAACTATACCATGGATACCTATAGTCAGGTGAACCTGCCGAAAATGTATAAAGGTGGCCTTGATGTGGCATTCTTTATTGTGTTTACAAGCCAAGGGGAATTAAACGAAGCTGGATTTAAAGAAGCATATGATACAGCCATCAGCAAATTCAACGCGATCCACTGGCTGGCAAAAGAAAAAGCACCTTCGCAAATTGGTCTTGCGCTAACATCTGATGATGTGCGCCGCCTTAATGCCGAAGGAAAGAAAATCGCTATGATCGGTATCGAAAATGGTTATCCAATGGGAACTGATCTAGGTAACATTAAAAAGTTTGCTGACCTTGGCGCAAGATATATGTCCCTTGCCCATAATGGCCACAGCCAACTTGCCGATTCAAACACTGGTGAACGTGTTGATGAAAACGGCAATCCAACAGAACCATGGCTTTATAACGGCCTTAGCGAGCTTGGTAAGCAAGCCATTGTTGAGCTTAACAAGCACGGTATCATGATCGATATTTCCCATCCATCATACGAAGCCAACAAACAAACAATCGCGCTTTCAAAAGCACCGGTTATCGCGTCCCATTCATCGGCACGTGCACTAAGTTCAGCGGTAAGCCGTAACCTTGAAGATGACCTATTGCTTGCGGTTAAAGAAAACGGCGGTGTTATTCAAACGGTTGCATTTTCAAGCTATCTTGACCGTGACAAACATAATGCCCACCAGGAATTAAAAGACAAACTTTACGCTGATGTCGCTGCGAGAATGGGTTTTGAAATTCTGGATTATGATACACGCCAGAACATGACACCGGATGCCCTTGCCGCATACCGTGAAACCTATGATCAACTGGTCGAAATGGCGGCACCACGTCTTGAATCAGAAGTAAACACCGTTGCACCGCCAGTGGATGTTAAAGACTTCGTTGATCATATTGATTACATGGTGGACATGATTGGCCTTGATCATGTTGGTATCAGTTCCGATTTCGATGGTGGCGGGGGCGTCGAAGGATGGAATGACGCATCCGAAACACACAATGTAACAATTGAACTAGTACGCCGCGGATATACTGAAGAACAAATCGCACAGCTTTGGGGTGGTAACCTGCTTCGTGTGCTGGATGACGTTCAGGAAGTGTCACGCCAGCTTCTGGCTGCCGAAGGCGAATAA